GTTTGCACATCTGCAGGGATATGAAGATCCCCACAAGACCCTTCCGTCTGTGGTGGTGCATGTACGCGGTCTGGTCGATGGTGTTACAGAGGCTGACCTTGTTGATGCTTTGCAAGAATTTGGAGCGATCAGGTAGGACAAAATGAATAGGTTCATTTGTGTGGAAGGGGTCTATTTATGTAATTGTTGTGGACCTTTTTTACTGgaagaagttaaaaataacatttaaacccGTGGTTATCAGTGTTTGGTTGAAATTCACCATAATGATACTTGTGCTTCTAGCTATGTGGTGGTGATGCCCAAGAAGCGCCAGGCACTGGTGGAGTATGAAGACATGAATGGATCATCCACAGCTGTGACCTATGCTGCAGACAACCAAGTTTACATCGCAGGACACCCAGCATTTATCAACTACTCCACCAGCCAGAAGATCTCCAGGCCAGGAGACTCTGATGACTCCAGGAGTGTTAACAATGTTCTTCTGTTCACCATCATGAACCCCATCTACCCCATCACCACGGTAAATACAAAGAGACCTACAGTTAAATCACACTTCAAATTCAGAGCAGTGACGTTAATTAGTAAAATTTCAGTACAATCTGCAAATATTACTGTGTTATGGGTAATGCACCTGGAGTTGGATTTGAAGGTGCTGCATCTTAAAATGCACCAAGAAAATAAATTTAATGATAATTGTGCCTGCCAACCATTCCACCTTTTTATCTGTTTAGCTGCTGTTATGTTCATGGgtgtgtaatgtaaataaatgtgtatgaTGAATCAGTTAAAATTAGATGCAGACAGACTCTTGCTGTACTACAGTAATTTCCTCCATTCAGTGTTGTATGCATTTCTGTTTTACTTGGTATATGTTCACAGGATGTTCTCTACACCATCTGCAACAACTGTGGGCCCGTCCAGAGAATTGTCATCTTCCGGAAGAACGGTGTCCAAGCGATGGTTGAATATCCTTTAATGTTGTCCATAGGTGCTATCTGGCATGTGGCACTACTAGTGAATCAGCACTACACAGACTGAAACTGGTTGACACTGGTTTCTGGTATGGTATCAATTTGTGATATCTGTTCCCAGGTACAAACAAACCTGTCTGATGGATTTTAAAATGTCGAACCCTAACCCATCAGCTCATGCATTTGTTTAAAGCAGTAGAAATAAAGACTAGGAGCAAGAGGGCAGGGTACAGGTGGCTTTCTTTTATTGtaataaacaatacaaaaatgtctgttttcctTAACTTACAATTTACATTTGACTCAGTGCAAAGTGCTCAGAGGGCCAAAGCATCTCTGAATGGTGCTGACATCTACTCCGGCTGCTGCACACTTAAAATCGAGTATGCCAAGGTATGTCCAGTGAGAAAACCGCTGCATAAACTTAACACGATCCTGTTGACGATGTGGATTTTTGAGTCAAAAGTGAATGTTCAAACTCAACGATAgctgtttaatttgtgtttccCCAGCCTACTCGCCTGAATGTTTTCAAGAACGACCAGGACACCTGGGACTACACAAACCCCAACCTGGGAGGTCCAGGTAAAACCTCAAACACCAGAGCACATGCCAAGTGCCATACACACAGTTTGTTAAAGTTGAGAAGCCTCATGCTGTTAATTCACCCTTGCTGCCACTGTGGGGAGTTTCATAGGACATTTTCAAGTGTTGCTTTGGGACTTAAATACTTCTCAAGCACACTGTTCAGGGTCAGTGATAAAATCCAGGACATGCCTTGTTAAATAAGTGGGCATCACTTATCAACATGTGAAACAATATATTGAAAGTTGAAATGTAGAGGAACTCTGGTGCGGTGGGGGTGGCAGGAAGATGTTTACAGATGGAAAATGTTGCACACGTATGACCTGATGTCACAAACGAAAAACACATAACACAAAAACTATGTCTACCTGTCTATAGTTTAAGGCTAGCATTCTAGCAGACGTGTGGCATGTAGTTCCAGTTTCCTTCAGTGAAATGTTAAGTGTTCTGATGAAACTAAACCCACCATGTCAGGTGAATTTTACAACTGTGTCCAGCTTCTTTATGTGAACTGTAATTATAACAGAGTTAAACATCCTGTTCCTGTCCTCTGTATAATTAAAAGAGGAAGATAATTGCAGACACTGGACAAATTCCATGAATACAGCATTTTACTGAGGATTGGTCAGTGCTAAGAAATAACCTGTTAATTATTCTTTGTTCTTCAGTATAAACAATTTGTTGTGATGAAAGCCCATCATAGTGTAACTAATTTACACAAtcgtggccctgtgatggactggcaatttGGCCAGGGTCTACCCCAATTTTAACAATTGTAGTAAAAGTTGTAGGTGTTGGAGTCAAATATGAAGAAACAGAAGGGCAAATTTACTGCATTTTTACCCATGACGTTTCTGAGCATTTCAGTACACTGGTAACAAAAGCAGCACTGATTGAGCAGATAGATGTGCTATTGTCTTGTATAATATTTGAAGAGTTTACTTTATTTTGGATATAACTATTTTACCATTAATAATTTAATGCCTCAGGATTCCACTCGGTACATGTAATCACTGCCATTAACACAAACCTGTTATGTTCAACATTTTCTCTGTATTCATTATTCCTGCCTTCCACGACCATACCTGTTTAATTACTGGGTTTCTGCAATCCACTGAAGTCACTTGTGCATTGactcaaaatgtaaacaatgtggCTCTGACAAAGGACCAAGTGGTCACACCACTGGTGTCTGCTGGATTTATCtcagtcttttttgttgttagtATTGAGGACAGAGGCAAGGACCTGCATCAGTAAACCACTGGCAAAATACAGTTATGTAACACGTCATGTCTTCCTGATAAACTACTCAGTAAAAAGCACAAACGGGACGTGTGCAGAATACATGCTGACATCACCACTCTGCAATCAGCCACCACCTCCAGTATCCATCTCTACAGAAGGACACAACCACTATCATACAGAGGTTCAAACTTCCCTCAGACACAGGGACTCGTCACAAGACACCCCATCCACTCAACACCTTGATGTAGGACTGATACCACTCATTCCTCAGATCAATATTCCAGCACATGGGCCGTGAAGACAACGCACACTTCCAGAGGGTGGGAAGTTTTTGGGAACTAAGCTACACTTGgttcctccccctcttctccaCCATGTTGTCCTTTTTTACCCATTTTTGAGACACAAGCAAATGACACACTGAAGCAAGCCAAAGCTTGCACCTCCAAACCCCACTCCCACCACTGTTGACACCAAATGGACTGACATCAGCGAAGACACAGCATCCACCCAAACAGAAGTAGTGACAGTACAGCAGGCGATGCACACTGATACAAACCACTTGGCTGAGGTCATGTGTTAAAAAAATGCTCTTTGCCCTTCCTGCTCTGTTACGACCACATTGCTCATCACGCTcgtcaacatgaaaacaaatttgaGCAATACATGCTGACACTCTGATGCTGCACCAACTGATCCAATAGATGAGTCGCGTCCTGAACCAAGTGGTCAACACAAGACAACTGATGAAGACAAGACACTGCTGACAACACCATCAAGCACACTCAGAGCCCAGTCAGGCCCATGTCTGCTTTTACCCTTTCTGTGTCCTCCCACATGGAATTCAGATTTACTCTCTAGCTCTCTTctcatcttctcctccctctgttttccTCACTACATTGCATCCCTGTGTAGCTATCATTTTTTTGAGTGCAGCTTtctttttaagtattttaagtCTCTAGAACCTGTGTAACACCTTCCATGTGATGCAGGTTTGGCTATTTGCGGCTAAGAGGAGCCAGCTTCCCAACTGAAATGTGCCCTCTGACAGTCTCAAGGCCTACCAGTGGGCGGTAAGCGGACCTTTtcaaaatggaacaaaaaggATGGAAATGCCAGCCAAACAGCCAACCACCCACCAGTGGGCGTTTCAACTTGATAAAAGATGGAGAGTTGTTTCCCCAAAAGAGGAATTGGATAGGAGTATGGGATGAAATGAGTTGAGTGGAGAGTGGTGGAACTGCTGCTGCAAATGTCTTCCTCCCACTGTGTGTAAGCTTGCAGTAAGTAAATCGAGCCCCTCATCAGGGAACATAACTGCACAGCACCACACAACCCCAAAGCCCAGCACCCAACATTGCCACATCAGACATGCTTTAATTTTCCTCCTCATACAGGTTTATTCTTTCTCTCTGGAAGAGGGTGGTTGTGGTTCTGTCAGAGCCTGAATTTCTTATGTGTTTTGTCTAATTGCTCCCCAGCTGTTGGAATCTCATCCATTTGTGTGGTTCCTTTTACTAATCTTAatcaaatcactgtttttaatcAAAGGGAAGATTGTTTCATGAAGGGTGTCTTTGAACAATGTTTATTAAGTGTCATACTTAAGCAGCCACAGTGGCTGCTGGTGTCTAAAATtacaaaaccaaacacacaaagcatCAACTTTGAAACGTTTGCAACCCATTTTGGGCATTAGTCCACGTTTATGGGCTTATTGCACTCTATTGACATTTAACTGGGGGTCTTTTGATATTTGCCCCCCAAAATAATGTACATGTACAATAATTAACCTGCCATTCTGATTGTGTATGATTATTGTGTACTTGTACAGATGGTGATGCAGAGGGCAATGGAAGCAATgcaggtgggtgtgtgtgtgtgtgtgtacaaatttatttttaaataaagtcatttgTGCTGCTTATCCAGATTGTTTTGATTACCTACCCAACTGCCTAGATCATTAGTATCCATCTCATCTTGGTCATTCCCTCTTCTGCCCTTTTATAAGCTAAAGGTTTATGTTGTGGATGTTTGTTTGGATTAAATGATTTTGTGCATTTTGGGTAATTTCCTTCTGATCCTATTGCTCTTGCCATTTGTTACATTCCACATCATCAAATgcaaaatgctttttaaaagttCTGCTTAAGTAACAAAAGGTGTGATGAGCATTTTGAGGCAGATGTTGGCAACAGTGTGTGTATTAAATGTGTCCCATTGTAATGACGGATGCAGACAACTTTGTCTCAgcctttgtctcttttgttgaATTAATCTAATTTTTCTCccttctgtgctttttttttccgtcTTGCTCTTACAGAGGACGTGAGTGCCAACCCCAACAAGCGCCAGAGACAGCCTGCTCTGCTGGGCGATCACCCTCCAGAGTATGGTAaggctctctctcgctcctggGGAAAAGAAATCAATGGGCATCTATAAACCACTACAGCATCTTGTGAATGTTCAGATTTGATAGTAAAAATACTTCTCTTTAATTTGTCACTGGGGATAATTAAACCAAATTTTACAACATGGCACACAGAAATATGATGATTGGTTAACTGGAGTTGATTCTTTCTTGGAATTGACCCAAATTTAACGAGGCAGCAGTCAATCAGCAAACCCTGTGAGCTACacatgctgattttctccatggactgtGGAGTGTTGGAAGTATTTGAAAAACCAGTCTCATGAtaagataaagcagtaaacgTATGTTTACGATGTTATCAGATGAgctttaagtggctaaaatcagttttttccttgtgtccctgctcaCAGCCGTGGGACTCCATGTGTCATGCTGGTTTGTAGTATGTGCTGAAGATATGACATCTATAGCCAcataaacatgatttttttttatgagcatGTTGTACATGGTTGTGCATCCTGTGTTTATAGGTTTAGCACAACCAgtgacatttaaaggaaaataattaaatctcGGGCTTGACCTATTGACATCTTGCTTCATTAATTTTTCTGCTCTCACTCACTTCCTCAATCTTCAGGAGGTGGTTACCACGGCTACGATGAGAGCTATGGATCCCCTCCCTATGAAGGTCGGCGTATGGGTCCATCAATAAGAGGCCGTGGTGGAAGAAACTACGGGCCGGGTTACGGACCACCTCCGCCTCCTCCCGGAGAGTATGGTGCCCACGCTGACTCTCCGGTGGTCATGGTGTACGGACTGGATCCTGTCAAGATGAACGGCGACCGTGTCTTTAATATCTTCTGTCTCTATGGAAATGTAGAGCGGGTTAGTATCTGACAGTGGTGGAGAAGCTGTTAACGTTGAGCCTTTAAGCCACACTAGGTTTTCATTGATAAAAGTTTTCATCAGACATGTGAATATACAATTTTACATATGATTGTATGATACAAACAAGAGAAACGTGAGCATATTTTAGAATAAGTGACAAGGGAATTGCAGACCTGTGCAGTTCTAATCACATCTTTAATTTCTTTCCCTGTTCCATATAAAGTAACGCACTCCATCTTGATTAGTAGTGATGTACTAAACATGAAAGTGTTCCTCTTTGACTACCATCAAGCTTTAACCTACTGTCCCAAGCACCAGTTTACAGAGCGCACAATGTcagtaatgtcaaatacaactGAAGGAGTGGATGTCATAAAGGTCTCACCGGTGTTTGTGGGAGCATTAATACACACGTGACGCTCTTCAGTTGCTCTAAATCACAGTCCTGACAGTCCTACAAACGGACGTTGATTACATGACATTGTTTTGACTCTCAACCCACAGTCTCAGCTTGTGTATTTTTGGTCTGTTGGAGTCAGTTGGTGAAAGAGTAGCTTTCTGTCACTTGGAGCAGTTGCTCTTCAGGTCCTGGTGGAACTCTAACAGAAATGTCATCAGTTTTCTGACACCACCTTTTTTGCCCCCACAGGTGAAATTTATGAAGAGTAAGCCTGGGGCAGCTATGGTGCAGATGGGAGACTGCTATGCAGTGGATCGGTCTATCACCCATCTCAACAACAACTTTCTGTTTGGGCAGAAATTGAATGTGTGGTG
This Solea senegalensis isolate Sse05_10M linkage group LG8, IFAPA_SoseM_1, whole genome shotgun sequence DNA region includes the following protein-coding sequences:
- the LOC122773384 gene encoding heterogeneous nuclear ribonucleoprotein L-like; translated protein: MATAAGRYYGEDGRATKRQKTDGMATGYEDPHKTLPSVVVHVRGLVDGVTEADLVDALQEFGAISYVVVMPKKRQALVEYEDMNGSSTAVTYAADNQVYIAGHPAFINYSTSQKISRPGDSDDSRSVNNVLLFTIMNPIYPITTDVLYTICNNCGPVQRIVIFRKNGVQAMVEFDSVQSAQRAKASLNGADIYSGCCTLKIEYAKPTRLNVFKNDQDTWDYTNPNLGGPDGDAEGNGSNAEDVSANPNKRQRQPALLGDHPPEYGGGYHGYDESYGSPPYEGRRMGPSIRGRGGRNYGPGYGPPPPPPGEYGAHADSPVVMVYGLDPVKMNGDRVFNIFCLYGNVERVKFMKSKPGAAMVQMGDCYAVDRSITHLNNNFLFGQKLNVCVSKQQAIVPGQCYELEDGSSSFKDFHGSRNNRFTSPEQAAKNRIQHPSNVLHFFNAQPDVTPEIFSQICDEIGVKSPINVKMFTGKSGAAPSDRSASGLLEWESINDAMEALAMMNHYQMKNATGPYPYTLKLCFSTVQHAN